The genomic stretch TTGATAAAGACGGAAATCTTTTTGTGAGCACCGGCGAAAGATCAGATAAGGAAACTCGTGTTTATGCTCAGAAAACCGATAATTATTTAGGTAAAATTTTAAAAATAACCAAAGACGGAAAACCCGCTCCGGGAAATCCTTTCATCGGTAAAACCGGTTACAAACCTGAAATTTATGCTTTCGGAATAAGAAATCCTCAAGGTTTAGCGATGGATGAAAAAGGCCAGCTTTGGGATATTGAAATGGGACCAAGAGGCGGAGATGAAATTAATTTAATTCAACCGGGGAAAAATTACGGTTGGGGTGATGTAACTTATGGAATTGAATATTCCGGAGATAAAATCAACAACGGAACGACGCAAAAAGAAGGAACCGAGCAGCCCGTTTATTATTGGGATCCTGTAGTTTCACCAAGTGGAGTAACTTTCTACACCGGAAATATTGACGAATGGAAAAATAATCTATTTATCGCCTGTTTGAGTGGTCAACACATCAACAGAATTGTGATGAAAGACAATAAAGTGGTTGGCGAAGAGCGTTTACTTTTGGATCAAAAAGAAAGATTCAGAGATGTTTTAAATGGTTCCGACCGCAATCTTTACGGAATTACCGACAGCGGAAAATTATATAAAATATCTAAGAAATAACTCTAAAAATAAAGAATCCTGAAAGGACGATTTAACAAAGGATAGGATAAAATCCTATCAAAAAAGATATTATTAAAAAATGGTTTTGGCGCAAAATCTTCGATTTTGCGCCAAAACTTATCAATTATTCTAACAATTATTTTCTTAAGCCTCTTCTAAATGAACCGTAAAATGTCTTAAAATTTCAGGTTCCCAAGTAATGTTATACCCTTTTGAGATTTCATTTCTTCTTTCGTAAACGTTTTTCACTGCAGCAGCGATGTAATCCATGTGATTATTGGTGTACGTTCTTCTAGGAATCGCCAAACGAACCAATTCCAGTTTCGGATAACGATTTTCTCTGGTTTCAGGATCTCTGTCTGCTAGTAAAGTTCCGATTTCAACCGTTCTGATTCCTGCTTCTTTGTAGATTTCTAAACCTAAAGTTTGCGCCGGATATTCTGCACGAGAAACATTTGGTAAGAAGTCCAACGAATCAATAAAAACCGCATGTCCGCCAATTGGCTTTTGTACAGGAATTCCGTATTCAATTAATTTATTTCCAAGATATTCTACCTGAGAAATTCTGCTTTCCAGATAAGCAAATTCAGTCGCTTCATCAAGACCAACAGCCAAAGCAGCCATATCCCTTCCGGCCATTCCACCATACGTGATGAATCCTTCATAAATAATCGTAAAGTTTGAAGCTTTTCTGAAAACGTCTTCATTATTTAAAGCGATGAATCCACCGATATTTACCAAACCGTCTTTTTTAGAACTCATCGTCATTCCTTCACCATAAGAAAACATTTCTTTACAGATATCTTTAATGCTTCTGTTTTCCTGACCTGCTTCTCTTTTTTTGATGAAGTAGGCGTTTTCAGCAAATCTTGCAGAGTCAAAAAATACTGGAATTCCGTATTGGTCTGAAAGTGCTTTTACCGCTTTCATATTTTCAAGAGAAACTGGTTGACCTCCTGAAGAATTACAGGTAATGGTAACCAAACAGAAAGGAATTTGTTCTTTTGGATGAGATTTGTAAACTTCTTCTAATTTTTCAAGGTTGATATTTCCTTTAAAAGGATGAAGGTCGTTAATATCAAAAGCTTCATCAATTGTACAGTCGATTGCGTGTGCTTTTCTGATTTCGATGTGACCTTTTGTGGTGTCAAAATGTGAATTCCCCGGAACCACATCACCATCTTTTACCAAAACCGAAAACAAAACATTTTCAGCAGCTCTTCCCTGGTGTGTTGGTAATAGATATTTAAAACCTGTAATGATTTGTACAGTTTTGTGCAGTTGCTCAAAAGAACGAGAACCGGCATAGCTTTCGTCTCCGGTCATCAAAGCGCCCCATTGTCTGTCTGACATTGCTCCAGTTCCGGAATCTGTCAAAAGATCAATATAAACCTGCGAAGATTTTAGATTAAATAAATTGAACTTTGCGTCTTTCAGCCATTGTTCTCTTTCTTCTCTTGTAGATTGACGGATTTCTTCCACCATTTTAATACGAAACGGTTCTGCATATGGTAATTCCATGTGATATATTTTTAGATTTTATTAAAGAAAAATTAATTTGAAATTGATTTCAAATCATCAGATGTATTTTTGATACTGTTTAAAATTTAACCATTAAGATTAAATTAAGATGTTAAGTTTAATTAGGAAAAACACTAAAAAAATGTTTATTAAGCACTATGCTTTAACTTTTTGAAAGTGTCAAATTTCTTAATGTTTTAAAATCAGACAGTTTAAAGCGAGTAAAAGAAATTTACTCAGGAGCTTTAAATATATTTTCATCTGAATGAAAACCTGCTACGCCGCCGCTTACCGCAAATTTCATCGCCGTAGCTGCAGACATTCCTACAACAGGTTTTATATTTTTTTCTTCAGTTACAATCACCCAGCCAGAAATTGCATAAGAATGCGGAAGGTAAACTGCTACAAAATTATCTTTATGTACATCAGCCATCTCTCTTTGCGTAAGAAAACCTATTCTCCAGATCTCAGGATTTTCATTGGTTTTCACCCAAACCGGATCACTGAATTTTTTCTTATCTCCTACAAACGAAGACATTACATCTTTTGTAGGTGAATAAATATGCTTGATACCAGGTGTTTTTTCTAATAATCTATCGATAGAATCTACAAAGAATCTTCCGACCACAAATTTGTTTCCCAGATAACCCAGTAATGCTGTAATAAGCAATGTTGAAATGAAAACCAACCCCGGAATTTGCCTTGCCACAGACGGAATAATATTGTCTATGGACGTAATAACAGACCAGATGACAAAAATGGTCAATCCGATGGGACCAATAATCAGCAATCCCTGAAAAAAGTTTTTCAGGAAAAAATTAGTCAGATTTTCAAAAGTCGGCTTTTTCAATTTATTTTTATCCGTGTATAGTTTCTTTATTTCCGTAAGATTTTATAATGCCTGCTTCATATTCCAGCCATTCTTCCCATCTCTTGTTTACTTTTTCAGGATCGCCAAGCTGTCTGGCAAATCCGATAAAGGTAGTGTAATGATTGGCTTCAGAAATCATTAATTCTTTATAGAAAGTTTTTAGTTCTTCGTCTTTTATATTTTCTGTTAAAACTTTAAATCTTTCACAACTTCTGGCTTCAATCATCGCAGCAAAAAGCATTTTATCGACAATTAAAGTATCTCTGTGACCTCCTTTTTGAATAAAATTCACCAATTCGTTAACATAATCATCTTTTCTAGTTCGCCCAAAAGTGTAACCTCGTTTTGTAATAATCTCAAGAACCTGCCCGAAATGTTCCAATTCTTCCTGAGCAATTGCTAAAAGTTCTTTTACAATATCCGGACGTTCCGGAAGCATTGTAATTAATCCTATTGCATTGGTAGCTGCTTTTTGCTCACACCATGCATGATCGGTCAAAATTTCCTGAATGTTATCCTCTGCAATATTTGCCCACCTTGGGTCGGTAGGAAGTTTCAACTTAAACATAATTTAAAAATTTCTGTAAATTTAAAATAAATTGCGATAAGAATTATCGTTTTGTTTCAAATTCCGTAGCTGATTTAGTTTGGAGAAGCGGTTTTCTTTCTTAAAACTTCTAAAACATTCCACCCAAAAGCATCAAATTTCTTTAAACCAGTTGCAATGATAAAAGCCAAAGCAACATTAATAATGTAAATAATGACCATTAAAACCCACCAAGGCATCAATTCTTTCATCGGAACAACAAGAAAATAGACCAATGAAGAGCTGATTCCCTGACCGAAATAAAAGAAGATTGCGTTTTTACCAATATGGGTAACAAAATTTTCTTTTTTAATTTTTAATCTGTTGTACAAAATAAATAAAGTCGTCAGAGAAAAGAAAGTCCAGATAATATATGGCGTTTGCGGCGGAAACTTTTGCTTATTGATTTTAAAAAATATTTCGTTTCCAAAGTACCAAAACATCCAAACTAACGCCAAGGCCACCAATCCGTAAAGAACAGGAATCATTTTTGTCGGTATTTTTTTACCTCTCATTCTGTTTCCGACAAGGAAAACTGTCATATAAAAAGCAACATATCCTACTTGCCCACTTGGATAAATTTCCGGGAAAATATTAAATATTAAAGTTAACGCAATGCAAAGTCCGATAAACCAATTGACATGTTTGGGGAAAAATTTTAAAATTAAAACTCCAAAAACGGTTAAAATAAAATAGACTTTAAGATACCAAAAACTTCCCATCACAACAGGGAAAGTATCTGCATTGCTGTATTCGTGAAGATACCAATTCCCTAAATTCTGCCATTGCGGTGCTGTTGAAATACTTGTTGCCAAATACTTTGAGCCAAATGTTGAGTAAAAACTTTGCAGCCATTCGAGTGAGAAAAAGGTGAGCCCGAATATTTTGAAAAAATAATCTAAAAAGAACAGAAGCGTCACAAAGATCATGTACGTTATCTGCAATTTTAGTAAACGGTAAAGCGTTTTCTCAATATTATTTCCTGACGTGATACCACTTAAAGCATAAAAAAGCGCAACATCAAAAACCAAAGAAAACACACGGATTTCCGGAATGATATAAAACTGCCCCGACCAAAATGCCGTGTGAATAAATATAATGGAAAGCGTGGCTAAACCTTTCGCAAAATCAATGTAGAGATCTCTGTTCATCTAAATGTGGATTATTTTCCAAAAGTAATTAAACTTTATCAATATTCTATACAAAGAAAAAGAGGCAAGAACAATGTCTTACCTCTTATTAAAAATATTAAAATAAATGCTTATTTAAGTTCTTTAAACTCTTCAGCAGAAATTTCTCCTGACTGAATTTTTTTCAGCTCATCAAGATATTGGCTCATGTAAGCATCCAACTCAGGATATTTTGAGTTTTTTGCCATTTTGTAAGTTCCGTTTAAAACTCCCTGATAATAATAAAAGAAGTTGTAATCAAAATCTGCTGCAGAAAGGTCGTACTGTCCTAAAAGAAAACCTAAACGTACTGCAGATCTCCTTTGAGGCGGCGTTCCGTGATGTCCTGCACTGGTTGTCTGATAATCGCCAATACTTTGGGCAAACTCATATGCCGCAGCAATCTGGGCAAATGATGTTTGGTTGTATCCATTGGGTCTTCTTAGATAATATCCTGCAAAACCGTCTGCTTCCAATTCGTTTGGTCTTGCCGTGGATTCGCTTACAGAAGGCAATCCAAAAATATACTGCAACTGGTGACCATATTCATGAGCTAGAATCATTGCATTAACAATATTTCCGCCTTTGTTTTTTGCATCGGCATAAATTGCGTATCCATAATAGATCTTTCCAGTGGAATACGAAATCGCATTATACGTAGAATTTGGACTGGACGGATCATTTACGAAACGTAATGTCGGATTACTCCTTCCCCATAAACTGGCAATTTTTGTCATCTGAGCATTCATAAAACTCGTGTCTGTAGAGCTCGGTAATGATGTCGTTAATACGGCACTTGAGCTCCAGTACTGGTCTACATAATAACAGATTTTTTCGAGATCGCTTGGCTGCTCAGGTTTTAAGTTTTCCTTTTGAGTTTCAGATACAGGAGTTTCCATTGTATCGTCGTTACATGCTGATAATGAGAATACAGCAAATGCTCCTGCTAGTAAGCAGAAATTAAAGTTTGTTTTCATATTGAAATATTTTGGTGAAAGCGAAGATATACAATAATGTGAAATAATTCACTAATTCATACCGAAAAAAAGCTATGCTATGCAGGTCGAAAATATTTTTTACTATTTGATAAAGATGCAGTTGTGTTTAAGCATCAAAAAAATAAAATACCAAAACCAAAAAACATGCGACGTTTTGGAAGGGTATAAAAACTCTTTACTAAAGAGGCTTTATGAATAAGATCTGATGTGGAAATATTGCTCAATTTGTGGTAAAAATCATTGTAAAGAACTCACTTCATCTAAATGTGGAATATTTTTTAAAAGTAAGAATAAAACAAAAGCAATTTAATTTCTATATTTGAAACAACCAATCATAAAAATATGAAACTTAAATACGCTCTTATTTTGGCTATTTTTGCCATTCTCAATTTATCTGCGCAAGGAAATCGTTTCACTTATGAATATCAGTTCAGAATTGATTCCACGAAAACAGACAGCCTGAAAAAAGAATTTGTGAACCTGGATATTTTTCCGACCAAATCTTACTTTTATGGTCAGGCTAAATTCGCAAGTGATTCTATCACGAACAATTCGATCATTGAGCAAAGAAAGTCTACTCCGAATAGTTTAAGCTATTCTTCCACCACAGAAGATTGGAATACCTCTTATTTAATAGAAAAGTCATATCCGAGCTTTAAAACTAATTGGTTTACAAATATTGAGCAGACTAATATGGTCGTAGAGGAAACTCCTGTGATAAAATGGCAGATTCTTCCAGAAACAAAAAAAATTGAAAGCTATAATTGTCAGAAAGCGACAGCAAATTTTGGAGGAAGAATTTGGGAAGCATGGTTTTCAAAAGATCTGCCTTTTCCCGACGGGCCTTACAAGTTTCACGGTTTGCCCGGTTTGATTGTGAAATTAGAAGATAAAACCAAGTCACATCAGTTTTTATTGAAAGGAAACAAGAAGCTGAAAGCTGAAGATCATTCTTGGGATTATATTTTAGCACTTCAAAAAGAAGCTAAACATGAATTTGAAGGAGTAAAAGTAAATCCGGCTCAATACAAAAAGTTATTTATGACTTACAAAAATGATCCTGCAAAAGATATTAAACTCGATTTGGCTAATCCTAATCATTCGATGACCGTTACTACAGGAGAAGGCAAAAAATTAACCAACAACGCAGAAATCATAAAGTTTTTCGAAGAATTATCAGCCAGGAAATATAAATCGAACAATAATCAGCTGGAATTAAATTTACACCGAAAGTAGAAAATTTCTCAAAATCATATTGTTACTAAATAAATAATCAGTACATTTGCACCTCGAATTAACTAAAAATTTATAGACAATGTTTGCAATTGTAGAAATAGCAGGGCTTCAATATAAAGTTGAGCAAGACCAGAAGTTGTTTGTGAACCGTTTGAAAGGAGATAAAGGAGGGAAAGTATCTTTCGATAAAATCTTACTTACTGTAAACGGAGCAATCACTGTAGGCGCCCCAGCTGTAAGCGGTATCACTGTAGAGGCAGAGATCCTTGACCACGTAAAGGCTGATAAAGTAATCATCTTCAAGAAGAAAAGAAGAAAAGGTTATGAAGTTAAAAACGGTCACAGACAATCTTTAACTCAAATCAAAATCACTGGAATCACAGGATTTGAAGGAAAAAAAGCAGAGAAGCCTGCTAAAAAAACAACTAAAAAAGCTGACGCTGAAAGCGCAGAATAATTGTTTAACCAAAAAACCTTAAAATAAAATGGCACATAAGAAAGGAGTTGGTAGTTCCAAAAACGGTAGAGAATCTCATTCTAAAAGATTAGGTGTGAAGATTTTCGGTGGACAAGACGCTATTGCTGGTAACATTATTATCAGACAAAGAGGTACTCAACATCACCCAGGTGAAAATGTTGGTATGGGTAAAGATCACACTTTGCACGCTCTTGTTGACGGTAAAGTAGTTTTCAGAAAGAAAGCAAACAACAGATCATTTGTATCTATTGAACCAAACGCATAATTAAATTAGCGTTTTATAAAAATAAAATCCTCAGCATTTTTGTTGAGGATTTTTTGCGCTTAATGAATTTGTAGCGGATTGTTTTTCTGATAATTTAGATAAAAATAATATTTCTAAGATCCCTATTGACCACCTAACTGGATATTTAAATATTAAATACCAAAGATTAAAACTGTCAACGATTATAAATTTCTTATAAATGTTTTTGGTTTCGATCGCGTTTGATATATAGGGAATTAATATAAAGAAAAGTAAAAATATAGATATTTTCATAAAACGATTTATCTTAATATTTTTACTACTTCTGAATATATAAATATTGATTATTAAGACTAAAATAAGGAAAGTTATGTCATAATACGTAAACGACGTAAAAGGCTCTGCAGGCTCGTTGAAGAAATACATTATTGATAATTTTAAAAGCCAAACTGAAAACCTGCTTTAATTCCAAATTTGGAAACATCCGGTCGGTCAAGATAATTTCCTCTCCAATTGAAGTCTACACGGAAAATTCTGATGTTTCCGAAACCTATATTTTCAATCCCAAATCCGTATTCATAATACACTTGCTGATCGGGTGCAGAATATTTTAAATTATCAACATTAATATTTTTTGAAGCATCACTTAATGATCCGTAAGCGCCTCTGATAAACGCAACTTCTCTTAATTTCAATTTTTTAATAAGTGGAATATAAGAAAGTATTTTACCATTGAAATGATGTTCTATATGAAGCGTAGAATAGGTATCTGCAACAAACTCATAGTAATTTAACTGAGCAAACGTATTCGGAACAATTCCGTACGACTGGTTTCCAGGAATAATATTCTGCAGTGCCAAAGGAACGGTATCAAAGTTTTTCCCGGCTTCAAAATTCAGCAATGTTTTTCCCCAACTTCCCAAAAGAATCGGCTTGTAAAACATAAACTGCAATTTGTTATAATTAAAATCTGCATTAAACAAACCTTCAATACCTCTTGTATATTTTAAAACAATGGTCGGAGCCAATGTTCCATGCTCATATCGGTCAACTCCGGTTTGAGAAAAAGTAGCGCCCGGTCTTGCAATCAAACTAATCGTAACATGCGAATCATTGGTCGTCTTTCTTAAGTCACCATTTCTGAAATACATCAAACTAAAACCTGAAGGATTGGCAGATTTAATGCTTTGCATCGTCCCGTCAACTCTTACCTGAAAGTTTTTCCAAGGCTCAATAGAAGTAAAAACACTCGTTTGGTTGACCGAACTTAAAGAAGCATTTTCTCCTCTGGCAAAAACTGTCGAAGAAGCAAATGAACGCGACAGAATACCGTCCTCCGTTGTAAGCTGCACACCCAATTGCGTAATATCTCTTTTGGTTCCGGCTCCCACCATAAAACGATTGACTCTATTGAACATATATCGACCTTCAACCCCATATTTAAATTGCTGATCTTTAAAACCGTAAGCATTATAAAACTCAACTCTCCAAGGGTCATTTTGCGTAAAATAGGTTCTCGCTCCCAATCTTATTCTATCACCTTCCACTTCATTTTTCCCGTAGACTGAGGTTATCGGACCTAAATCGACGCCTTTTGTAACATTATAATATCGAGAAGCAAGCGTTTCTGTAAGTTTAAGAATTCTATTGAATTTTGGAGTCTGTTGTAACCTGTCAAGCATTTCATAAACCCCTTTTTCTTCTTTCGATAAAGAGTCTGGCCTTGCTTTCACCCAAAAAGCATCATCCTTGTCTACAAAGCGATCGTCATATTCTTCTTTTCTCCTTGTGAAAACAGTATCTGCTAAGGGTTTATTAAAATCATAATCAGAATAATCTACAGACCGTTTTGCAATAATGCTTTTTGCTGTCTTCTTTTTCGAAAAAGGGGTCATTTCAATTTCTGTGACGTATTTTTTAGGCAAAAATGTTTCGTCATCAGGATTATCATATTCTAATTCTGTAGAAATAGCGTTGATGAAATTGACATTGATTTTATTTGTAGACTTTAAAGTAGCTTCTAAAACCGCATAAGAATCGGTGTCGATATAAAGATATCCCTGGAAAGCCAAAACTTCAGATCTTCTAGGCTGATAACGTATTTTATACGCCTGTTCTCCCCGAATGGAGACTGTATCAGTCAAATTATAATCATACGTGCTAAAACCATCAGTTCCTACCGGGCTCGGAAACCCGATATCAAAATAATTTAAGGTATTATCATAAATATTGATGTCACGATAAAGATTTTTAGCCGTAATCGCAATAACCTGATTATCCTGAAATCCGGATGTTTTTTGCGCGACTAAAAGTTTTTTTGTTTTCTTGTTTGGTTTGTTTTCTCCGAAATGGTTGTAGATTGATTCATTTAAGAAAATAGGCAATGCCATTTTTCCTCTTGCAGTAGAATCGGCATAATCAAAAATAAAGTCTAATTTATTGAAGATTTTCCTGTTCATAAAAGCACTGTCGAGATTATTGGCATCAAACTGAATCTTTTCGTATTCTTTATAAGTGTAGGTATCAAATTTATCAAGACCGTTATTTCTCTTGCGCTTCCACACTTCCTGCATAATTCTGTATGCCGGATTTTCTTTTTTATTTTTAAATTTTGTTTTCTCGTTGTGAATGACAACTTCTTCAATGCTGCTTACTTTTTCAGACGACAGTTTAATAAGAAGATTATTGTTGCTGTCGGGAGTAATATCTACACTTTCTAACGCATAGTTTTTTTTCTGAAATCTTAATTTGTAAATAATACTGTCAGATTGTAGAGTAAAGCTTCCTGAAGCAGTGGTAAGAACAGGCGTATCGCTTTCATTAATGAAAACCTCGACAGCGCTGACTTCTTTATTGGTTTTAGCATCTACAATCTTTCCGCTTGCTGTATTTTGAGCATGAAAAAGACTGGTTATAAAAAGGGATATATATAGGAGACCGTATTTTAATTGATTGGTTGACATCATTCGTATCTTCGAGCAATAGCTTAAACAAAAACTATGCTGTTTTATTATTAAATTTTAAAAGTTTTTTACAGACTTTGATGTTTATCTATAAACCTGCAAATGTAACGAAAATAAAGCTATGAATATTGCGCTCAGAGAAAGCTTAAAGCTGATATTTAATAAAATACAAAAGTTATATTTTGAGAGGAAATAAAATAAAAAAAAGACTCACATTTCTGTAAGTCTTTTTGCTCCTCCTGCTGGGCTCGAACCAGCGACCCTCTGATTAATCCCGAAGATTCGGGGCTCTAACCAACTGAGCTAAAATTCCAGACAGTTGGTGATTTTCATCACAAAGCGTCTCTATAAATCTCCTTGATTTTTGTCTTTTAATAAACCTTTCGACAGCAATGACATTAGCCTTATCATCCGAAACCTCAAAAAGAGCAACTAGTTTCCACGGACGGAATTTTCGAGTGAATGTATTAAAGTTTTCCTGCCGATTATGTTTCAAAGTCTTTTATTCGGAAATTGTGAATATCCGGTGTAATATTTATCTGCTGATTCTGAAAACAAAATATAAATATAAGACATAAAAAAACCGTAATCTAAGTGACTACGGTTTGCTCCTCCTGCTAGGCTCGAACCAGCGACCCTCTGATTAATCCCGAAGATTCGGGACTCTAACCAACTGAGCTAAAATTCCAGACAGTTGGTGATTTTCATCACAAAGCGTCTCTATAAATCTCCTTGATTTTTGTCTTTTAATAAACCTTTCGACAGCAATGACATTAGCCTTATCATCCGAAACCTCAAAAAGAGCAACTAGTTTCCACGGACGGAATTTTCGAGTGAATGTATTAAAGTTTTCCTGCCGATTATGTTTCAAAGTCTTTTATTCGGAAATTGTGAATATCCGGTGTAATATTTATCTGCTGATTCTGAAAACAAAATATAAATATAAGACATAAAAAAACCGTAATCTAAGTGACTACGGTTTGCTCCTCCTGCTAGGCTCGAACCAGCACCCTCTGATTAATCCCGAAGATTCGGGACTCTAACCAACTGAGCTAAAATTCCAGACAGTTGGTGATTTTCATCACAAAGCGTCTCTATAAATCTCCTTGATTTTTGTCTTTTAATAAACCTTTCGACAGCAATGACATTAGCCTTATCATCCGAAACCTCAAAAAGAGCAACTAGTTTCCACGGACGGAATTTTCGAGTGAATGTATTAAAGTTTTCCTGCCGATTATGTTTCAAAGTCTTTTATTCGGAAATTGTGAATATCCGGTGTAATATTTATCTGCTGATTCTGAAAACAAAATATAAATATAATACATAAAAAAAACCGTAATCTAAGTGACTACGGTTTGCTCCTCCTG from Chryseobacterium indoltheticum encodes the following:
- a CDS encoding GIY-YIG nuclease family protein; protein product: MKHNRQENFNTFTRKFRPWKLVALFEVSDDKANVIAVERFIKRQKSRRFIETLCDENHQLSGILAQLVRAPNLRD
- a CDS encoding GIY-YIG nuclease family protein, translated to MKHNRQENFNTFTRKFRPWKLVALFEVSDDKANVIAVERFIKRQKSRRFIETLCDENHQLSGILAQLVRVPNLRD
- a CDS encoding GIY-YIG nuclease family protein, which translates into the protein MYYIYILFSESADKYYTGYSQFPNKRL